GAAAGACGCAATTGATGAATTATCACATATACACACTGAGAAACCTTCAACTGGGAGTTCAACAAAAGTTGATCCTAAACCAGGCGATGATAGTAAATTGGAAGTTGATCACAAACCAGACAATGATAGTAAATTGGGAGTTGCTCCTAAATCAAGTGACGATAGTAAGTTGGGAAATATTTGAGATTTGTGCTCATATCTCAATCTTTGACACGTCTACGAGTACAATTGCGAATATTCATTCGATCTTTAAATGTTAGAATTTTATGCGTGCGATGAAAATTTATGTTAATTGTTATAATGATGTAAAAGTTGTGTAACAAACGTGATTCCTCAACAAACACATATGaacatttataaaaatgtattattacTTAATGGTTAACATGTATTATATGTCTGTTTCCTCTTTAACCTTATATTATGAACTTTGAAGTAATGCCAGTCGGATTATTCCCCACTATGTGGGAGGTTTCGTTAACATTTTTGGAAGCAGATATCGAGAATATTTTTTCTCCACTAAAGCACACAATGTAGATAACgagttttaaacaaaaatcaaatactTCCCTCGTCCCATAATATaggcaaaaaatatattttcacaattattaaaaaaagtaaaatatgataatttaaagGTTGactttttgttgaaataagtttaatgaaaatatataaaaacaatttttattggttattgattatggagAAAAGAacagagagagtaaattaagtaaaatttgatcttgaaaatgataaaatttagttttttttattttttattttataatttggaatataaaaatgtgatttttttttgcttataatatcaAACAGAGGAGTAGCATTTTACACTAAAAGGTTGTGATAAAACCAACAGATCGTCACAAATTACAAAGGTAAAGGTTGATacgtacaaaaaaaaagttattgaaGTTAACACTTTAAATAAATCTAATAATTAATCTTAAAATACTTTGGTtatacgaaaaaaaaaaatcagattgcAATTCACTTATAGACCCATAGAGGGGTTCAAGaccgcaattttttttttattgtttgtgaGTGAGAATAGTTTAGTCGAAATCTTTTTCTTACATACTGATGAAATTTATTATCAGtacaacaaacaaattataactCCTCAAATAACGCCAatctatattataataatgttttttaaGCAACTACTAATAGTTTCCTGATAACGTGaataataacattataataagagtcaggatccgttgacaccaactagtttgacaccaaatgttacacttctcaataacgttttaaccgatataaattttataaaatccaccgttggattgaaagtttacatcatatagatcatttgtgtaaaatttcaaataaatccaaaatcatttgatatgttattgagatacatcaaaattaatggtttttgtatttttttaaatgccgttaatctttatgtgtctcaatagcatatcaaatgattttggatttgtctgaaattttacacaaatgatctatatgatgtaaactttcaatccaacggtggattttataaaatttatatcggttaaaatgttattgagaggtgtaacatttagtgtcaaactagttggtgtcaacggatcctgactcttataataatattgatttattataatataatgaaTTAATGacgataaattaaaaaaaatataaaatagacaTTAATATTTCTGCAGAATTATGCTAAAGTAAGCAATAAATAAAGTGGGTAAgatcaaccaaaaaaataaaaataaaataaaagatgaaaaataaaaaaatgattttggaaGCAATGAATAATAATACTAGTAGGAAAGTGAGTtgggtgaagaagaagaagggaaGTTGAGTGAGACACAACACAAGACAAGTAGAAGAAGAAAGTAACAATTAGGGTTttctgaaattgaaattgaaatcgaAAAGGGAAATCAATGGGTTTATCTTCAAATTCAAACGAATCCATACAATTATGCATATTCGATTTGAGAAGAGGCCAACACGAAGGTCAAGAACTCGATAAGATCTTGTTTTTCTTCCCTTCCGGTTTACCTTTCTCCAAACAACTCTCTGTTATCGGTCTCAGTGAAGGACTCATCACTTTCACTAGgtcatttttctctctccaaCACTTCAATTCTTCATCAAttcaatttcacatttttattaatttctatttGTGTTTTTCATTTGCAGAATTTTCTCCCCAGAAGCTGCTTGTGACTCCATCGAAGCTGAAAGACATTCTCATGTTTTTCATGAACCCGAACCCGATATTTGGATGGTCATGGTTCGTTACTTAACCCCATTTATTTGCTTaaatgtttaagaaatttatcACATTTTAATTTCCTCACACAAATATTATACTGTATAAGTTTATAGCAAAAATGGGAATGTTAAATTGCGGTTACAAAATGATACTTACATGGCAAGGCATTATCATGTGTTCTCATAAAATGTCTGTGTAAAACTAATTTTATATCGACAGTGCATTTCCATTAAACTGGGtgaattcatattttattttgcgACGTTAGTTCACCTTTGTGCAATTTGATGTGAAGTTGTTGACTGCCTTGTAGGTGGTGGAGAAAAGCAATGATTCAGAACCTATATGGAGAGAAGATGCATTGAGAAAAGTTCTCAAGGAAATTCACTCCCTTTTTGTTATGTTTCATGGATCTGTAAGAGCTATGCTTGAGAAAGAACCTGGTGGAGGACTAGTAAGACGCCATTTGTATTCCTTTATCATGGATTATTTAAGGGGTAAGTAACATGTCTGTGAAATTGATAGAATGCAATAGTTTTTCACTAGAGTTATGATTCAAAATATTTCATTGCAAGTCGTAATTGTCAGCATGTATAAAGCGGTCTCCGTGGGATGATTTCTGCTGTGGTAATGGTTAAGTTGCTGTATCAAATGTTTTCCTTTGGATATGTGCTACATGACTCATGTCGAAGGAGCTGTCTCTCATACCTTTCTTATGAGTTTTCTCTTTGGGGCAGATTTTCTTGTTGGGAAAAAGTTCCTTCTACCTTCATTCCGTGATTGCTTAAGGGAACGTGGAACTGCGCAGATGCTCACAATAAATCGCGAGGCTGCAATTGAAGTTCAGGTTAGATAAGTTTTGAGTTGCAACAAGAAAATCtacaaaaatcatataaaaagcagGACAATAGAGCTTAGAAGATTTTAGGTTGCAGTTTAATTTTTAAAGGTATTTCCGTGCCCATGTTATCTTGTGTGTATTGGTGGATGGTAATATCATCTGTTGTATATATGTCTATCTGTCCTACTCTTTCTCATCTTATTTTCCTGGTTATAGTTAAGGAGTCCTGTTTAAATTTATGTCACTAAGGAATTTTAGTTTCATTATATTGAAGATGATTTTGTGTACTTAAGTTATCTTTGGAAGACAAAATACTCTTTATGGAGTCAACTACATGAAAACTGACCGGAGAGGCTCAGTTGGTGCTTTGATGTCTCTTAATTTAATGAGTTgttacaaagaagaaaaaaatgaccaCACAGAAAAGTTCCTGGTTATCTAATCCTCTTTTTCATCAACTTTGTAAGCACACAAAAGACTTTTCATTCCACTTTCatttattctctttttcattAACTTTGTAAATAGGCAactattttttactaatactCCTTCGGTCTCAGACTATGTGTCTTGCGTGGGATGTGCACACGTTCttaagaaaataattacttatacccattttaaatacaaaataatactATGTTACAACTAAAATATCTTtgtatttcatttattatttgtCTACCATATACTTGCAACcactttaaaaaataagggtAACATGggtaaaaattaataaatgttttattggtgttataaaatgacaaaaaattgaGACAATATTTCAAATGAGACACATAGTATGAGACAGAGGAGTTGTCTAGTGAGTCACTTCATTACACAAGTTTAATTATTTAGCTGTCAATCATTTACCAATAACTAGTTGATTAACGAAGAAATGTGCTTTTTGGTCTTCATCTGTGACACATATTCTTTAAGTGTTTAAACTTTTCAATTCCTCCTATCTATAGATGTATAttatttctcatcccacccttAAGAGATCCACTGTTTAAATAAGATTTTGGCTTGTGACTGAAATTCCATTTTCTTGACTTCTTGTTTTGGCAGTCGCTTGTCAGGGTGCTCGAATCTTCTGCTGTAAACACTCCCTGCCACTCTTTGGTTTTATTTCAAGACCTGTTGGTGTCCACAACACTATCTCCTGTATGGTTTAACTTTCAAGTacagttaattttattttatttaatcttgGTAAAGTTGTTTGCTCATATATTAAATTACTTCTTAACCTTGACTTTTGATTCTTTTGTCAGGATGACACTATAAACTTATTCACATATGCTGTGCTAAGGTTGACTCCGCGTGCTCTATCTTCTGGAACAAGTTCCTGGTCCTACTTACGGAAAGGAAATATTGCATCGAATGTTGTCGCCGAGACTAACGTGGCTTCTCAAAACTCCATGTCTGAAAGTTTTTATGGATCATCTAATATATCCCATGGTGATGATAACAACTATCATGTTGTGAGGCCCTTGCAGAGTGACAAGTGGTCCAAGGGAAAAGATGGTTATCTCGTCACTGATTTATGGGGTGCAGAGGTTGGTACATGGGTGTTTGCTACTCCAACAGTTTTGCTTCAACAGACAGGAGAGAGAATGTATCTTTGTGCTTATCAGCATAGGAGCCTTACTTTGATGCTTCTTATTCCCATATCCTCCATACCTAATGGGGAGCAAGGTGTGTCGGCAGTGAAGCAACAAGTTCTTGAAAATGTTAGTGTCTATTATACTGAATGTTTTTCTTCCTAATGAGCTCTTATAAGTTTGTACACATGAAACAAATTGTAACAAAACATCGTGGTGTTTTCCATTGAGTTAAATACTTAAATTTtgtttggatcctctccttgGGCTATGCCTTAGACAACCTCAAAAGTTAGCTCATGTGGTGAGAATTTCTCAAGCCTTTTGAGGACAACTTTTAGCTATATCTCTAGTTGTTATGGGATCTCAATCAACACACCCCTTATGCTCAGGACTGGACATCTAAAACATGGACAAATGTAGGTGGCCCTATTGCAACACCCCTCACACCTAGAATTAGATATCTTGAGCATGGACAAATATCAGGGTCCAATAATACATCTGAGATAGACTCTagtaccatcttagaatttagACCATGCTAAACTTAATCTCGAAAGCTAGCTCATAGTGTGAGGATTTTCCCAaggcttataacttataacgaCTAATTTGGCCATATCCATAGCTGATTTGGGATCTCAACTAATTCCTTGCATGATACAATGCACTTATTTAATCCCTATTTTGTGTGTTGTTTAAACTTAAACACATTCTTGGGGATTAGTTGTTACCCCTTCTGTTCTGTTcctttttatgattttttttatt
This portion of the Trifolium pratense cultivar HEN17-A07 linkage group LG3, ARS_RC_1.1, whole genome shotgun sequence genome encodes:
- the LOC123918415 gene encoding vacuolar fusion protein CCZ1 homolog B-like isoform X1 — protein: MGLSSNSNESIQLCIFDLRRGQHEGQELDKILFFFPSGLPFSKQLSVIGLSEGLITFTRIFSPEAACDSIEAERHSHVFHEPEPDIWMVMVVEKSNDSEPIWREDALRKVLKEIHSLFVMFHGSVRAMLEKEPGGGLVRRHLYSFIMDYLRACIKRSPWDDFCCDFLVGKKFLLPSFRDCLRERGTAQMLTINREAAIEVQSLVRVLESSAVNTPCHSLVLFQDLLVSTTLSPDDTINLFTYAVLRLTPRALSSGTSSWSYLRKGNIASNVVAETNVASQNSMSESFYGSSNISHGDDNNYHVVRPLQSDKWSKGKDGYLVTDLWGAEVGTWVFATPTVLLQQTGERMYLCAYQHRSLTLMLLIPISSIPNGEQGVSAVKQQVLENASLKILKIEEKLSKGWGGENAYHVSGYRYLLVDGDRSASRASPATKVTTLAKESLLAMNKLRQEVELEKSRAKLEDHCCEKDLEVCIRAKNNAWVISRVTRGKELYMVLEKANETLLYASDAVEKFSNRYCDGTFSLD
- the LOC123918415 gene encoding vacuolar fusion protein CCZ1 homolog B-like isoform X2 translates to MGLSSNSNESIQLCIFDLRRGQHEGQELDKILFFFPSGLPFSKQLSVIGLSEGLITFTRIFSPEAACDSIEAERHSHVFHEPEPDIWMVMVVEKSNDSEPIWREDALRKVLKEIHSLFVMFHGSVRAMLEKEPGGGLVRRHLYSFIMDYLRDFLVGKKFLLPSFRDCLRERGTAQMLTINREAAIEVQSLVRVLESSAVNTPCHSLVLFQDLLVSTTLSPDDTINLFTYAVLRLTPRALSSGTSSWSYLRKGNIASNVVAETNVASQNSMSESFYGSSNISHGDDNNYHVVRPLQSDKWSKGKDGYLVTDLWGAEVGTWVFATPTVLLQQTGERMYLCAYQHRSLTLMLLIPISSIPNGEQGVSAVKQQVLENASLKILKIEEKLSKGWGGENAYHVSGYRYLLVDGDRSASRASPATKVTTLAKESLLAMNKLRQEVELEKSRAKLEDHCCEKDLEVCIRAKNNAWVISRVTRGKELYMVLEKANETLLYASDAVEKFSNRYCDGTFSLD